Within Mytilus edulis chromosome 10, xbMytEdul2.2, whole genome shotgun sequence, the genomic segment CCTAAACATGCAAAagataataaaagaaaattatatgattaTTTTAAGTTACATATGTTACAATCGGGGTTTTTAGGGGTACCAGAAGGCTTAGCAAACCCTTTCCCAATAGTTGGTGTTTCCACTATAAATCCATACTGCAGTTCTAAAGCTCTTCTTACATTAATGGTTTCAGTATAAAACACTTCAACAGAGACGTCCATGTTCGCTATTACAGTGAACGTACCGTTCAATTCTACTCTCAAACACAAATATGgattatgaaaaatgtttaattctgtCAAATACTGTCGACAAAAATTGTTATGCGTTGATAATTTGGGTACCAGTATGATTGTCACATGATGTCGTTTATAATGACAATAAAAgtcagaaaaatacaaattacacTGAGGATTAAACATCACCAAAGCTTTATAATACAATCTTATTGGTCCATAGTGAGAACAGGGATTAGGCATGTTCGTCGTTATATCAATATATGTGCTAAAAAATAAACCAGGTAACCGACCATTCACCACGGAACCCTGTTCTCCACCGTTACTTTTCAAATATGGTCGCATTTCTCCTTTTAGATAGTTTGAATTaagtataaattgaaaatattccACTGATTTATTCCTATAGAAATACTGAATAGGTCGCATGTTCGGGTAGACTTTTCTTGTTCCGAATGCTATAGCTAGATTATATAATCGGTATGTATCCACATGAgacaaaactgaaaataaaaaatgttttgctGAAATTCAATTACTGAAATTAAAGTTTGCAAAACGATCATATCAAATCGTACCAGATACTTCGTTTTCTTCAaatcatttcatttgaaataataatGATCAGTATTTTATACAAAATTGTCCTAAAACCTTTTTTAATTCTTTGTAAGAAATTTTACCAGATAGAggaaataaataattattcatGTTTCCTTGTTTTAATAACAAATACGCACGAACTCATTACTGAAAAAAGCCCgaacttttgtttttttgtgtttttattattaaaagaataaATGCAATTCCGTACTATTTCGAAATGTTCTCTCTTCGTAATAAGTCTTTTACTTCATTTGTTGTCGATTGTCtttgcttttcatttttttttcaatacaacgTAGAAATACGTACACGTTTTAAAACTTATCACATGGCTATGCGATACAGTAGTTGTAACAAAAATTCTTCCCTTCTTCCGCTGCTGTAGGCATGCACACAAAACCTTACATTGAACAGAAGATGCAGATGGCAGCTCAAAGGGAAACGTCTTGTTTAAACACCGACCACTGACATTGTAACAGCGGAGCTGATTCTTTACTTTGACAAAGAcgataaaatatttttcatctgTGAACATAATATTAACATCGAATCTGTAAAGCGATGGGGGTTGGCGATGAACAGTAAATGGCAATGTACCCTGcaatcaaacaaaatatatgatgctTGTCTAATAATCAAATATACACAGACATGTCTCTCAATTAGTAATTTATTTGTGGGTATTGTATGAACAATCATATTCTTATTTTCCACTTGACACCCTACTTTTCTGTTTACTTctgttttactgtttttatatCCTGATATTTGTCAATTTACATTTCCATGTGAAAGTTGTTCACTTAAATGATgcaatttatttttgttcattcgGACAAATAATAACATTCTTCATAAGAACTTGGCAGATCTTTTTCAGCGAAAATGAACGCTTCTTgttattgtttaattgtttacGTATAGAAAATGCATGAGGCTATTGCCACTAGGCTTTGATCAAGCAAACAATGTACCAATCATCAATCAGTCATATTTCccctttttgttatttatatttaacattcaATGTGCAAGGAAAATCCTACGATAAAAGTTCAAAAGATTAAACCACAAAAGAACAGACACCAGCCAAAAACCTAAACTTTCAACAAGATATCAAGTAAACACTTCTTTTATATGACATATAACAAACCCCTGTATTTGTCCTTATTATTTCTAATAGCCTTTTTAAGAATAGAATACGATTTAAATGCCTACTGATAAAATCACCTGAGTAACTGTTGATGACAACGGTAAGTGCATGTCTTCTTCGATTTCTTTCAAAGGCAAATTTGATTGAGTCTCTTCTGAACCTATAAAAGACATCAATGAATAAGGTTTGTatcatacaatcattttgtttgTT encodes:
- the LOC139490932 gene encoding uncharacterized protein, which gives rise to MAASKEVASCSWFVKLKDKTQHLIDLKISCPICFLFDVLFIVLVDKSDFSSTNIFINSHCGDITISLNNSFNPKTNFILYVYGLKTITSSTGQYDWVVCYGYKEIECSEETQSNLPLKEIEEDMHLPLSSTVTQGTLPFTVHRQPPSLYRFDVNIMFTDEKYFIVFVKVKNQLRCYNVSGRCLNKTFPFELPSASSVQCKVLCACLQQRKKGRIFVTTTVSHSHVISFKTFLSHVDTYRLYNLAIAFGTRKVYPNMRPIQYFYRNKSVEYFQFILNSNYLKGEMRPYLKSNGGEQGSVVNGRLPGLFFSTYIDITTNMPNPCSHYGPIRLYYKALVMFNPQCNLYFSDFYCHYKRHHVTIILVPKLSTHNNFCRQYLTELNIFHNPYLCLRVELNGTFTVIANMDVSVEVFYTETINVRRALELQYGFIVETPTIGKGFAKPSGTPKNPDCNICNLK